From Ancylobacter pratisalsi, one genomic window encodes:
- the urtE gene encoding urea ABC transporter ATP-binding subunit UrtE, with protein sequence MRFGIEALDQHYGSAQVLRQVGFEIAPGECLAVLGRNGAGKSTLLKCIMGLIAPSAGRVMLDEVDATTWSPNRRSRAGLAYVPQGREIFSELTVGENIEAAARAHGSFGTPVMEEAISLFPVLREMWKRQGAALSGGQQQQLAIARALVTQPRLLILDEPTEGIQPNIVAAIGEVLRSLKGRMSILLVEQYLDFAIETADAFVVLSRGSIVETGRAAAMSRENLTRFIAV encoded by the coding sequence ATGCGGTTTGGTATTGAGGCACTCGATCAGCATTACGGCTCGGCGCAGGTGCTGCGCCAGGTCGGCTTCGAGATCGCGCCGGGGGAGTGCCTGGCGGTGCTGGGGCGCAACGGCGCCGGCAAGTCGACGCTGCTCAAATGCATCATGGGCCTCATCGCGCCGAGCGCGGGTCGGGTGATGCTTGACGAGGTGGATGCCACGACATGGTCGCCCAATCGGCGCTCGCGCGCCGGGCTCGCCTATGTGCCGCAGGGCCGCGAGATCTTCTCCGAGCTGACGGTGGGCGAGAACATCGAGGCCGCCGCCCGCGCCCATGGCAGCTTCGGCACGCCGGTGATGGAGGAGGCGATCAGCCTGTTTCCGGTGCTGCGCGAGATGTGGAAGCGCCAGGGTGCCGCGCTTTCCGGCGGCCAGCAGCAGCAGCTCGCCATCGCCCGCGCCCTGGTCACGCAGCCGCGTCTTCTCATCCTCGACGAACCGACCGAGGGTATCCAGCCCAACATTGTGGCGGCCATTGGCGAGGTGCTGCGCTCCTTGAAGGGACGCATGTCGATCCTTCTGGTGGAGCAGTATCTCGACTTCGCCATCGAGACCGCCGACGCCTTCGTTGTTCTCTCGCGCGGCTCGATCGTCGAGACCGGCCGCGCGGCGGCGATGAGCCGGGAAAACCTCACCCGCTTCATCGCTGTCTGA
- the urtD gene encoding urea ABC transporter ATP-binding protein UrtD yields MATTALLVDGLNVRFGSFQAIDDLSLAIDYGEVRAVIGPNGAGKTTLLDVISGITRPKQGRVIFDGVLDITHRSESAIARAGIRRKFQKPSVFEGLSVRQHIAIGIDVGFRSRLDEAALEDRIGQVLETVGLEREGERLAGELSHGQKQWLEIGMVLASDPKVLMLDEPVAGLTDEETERTAALVRSLVRPDRAIVVVEHDMDFVERIADRVTVLHEGRTLFEGSMDRVRADAAVVEVYLGR; encoded by the coding sequence ATGGCGACGACCGCGCTTCTGGTGGACGGACTGAACGTGCGTTTCGGCAGCTTCCAGGCCATCGACGATCTCTCGCTCGCCATCGACTATGGCGAGGTGCGTGCCGTGATCGGCCCCAATGGGGCGGGTAAGACCACGCTGCTCGACGTCATCTCCGGCATCACCCGGCCGAAGCAGGGGCGGGTGATCTTCGACGGCGTGCTCGACATCACCCACAGGAGCGAGTCGGCCATTGCGCGCGCGGGCATCCGCCGCAAGTTCCAGAAGCCCAGTGTGTTCGAGGGGCTGAGCGTGCGCCAGCACATCGCCATCGGCATCGATGTCGGCTTCCGCTCGCGTCTCGATGAGGCGGCGCTGGAGGACCGTATCGGGCAGGTTCTCGAAACGGTGGGGCTGGAGCGCGAGGGCGAGCGGCTCGCCGGCGAACTCAGCCACGGCCAGAAGCAGTGGCTGGAGATCGGCATGGTGCTGGCCAGCGATCCGAAGGTGCTGATGCTCGACGAGCCGGTGGCCGGCCTCACCGATGAGGAGACCGAGCGCACCGCGGCTCTGGTGCGCTCGCTGGTGCGTCCCGATCGCGCCATCGTGGTGGTGGAGCACGACATGGACTTCGTCGAGCGCATTGCCGACCGTGTCACTGTGCTTCACGAGGGCCGCACGCTGTTCGAAGGCTCCATGGACAGGGTCCGGGCCGACGCCGCCGTGGTCGAAGTCTATCTGGGGCGCTGA
- the urtC gene encoding urea ABC transporter permease subunit UrtC, with protein MTRISRDRPFLALIALLVAAALTMGMLGGTPFELSRYLTNAIGQLAAFAVLALSLDLIWGYLGILSLGHGLFFAIGGYAMGMYLLKHSFAVTGTVPDFLQFMGWKEFPFYWAGFDFFPYAVAVAVLVTLLIAGVFGYVSFRSRVSGVYFAIITQALVYVAMLLMFRNDTGFGGNNGMTGFAVIFGWPMGTSATITALAVVSLLVLAGVLVGCRWLVGSRFGALMLATRDDETRLRTLGYETLRLKLAVWCLSAVIAMIAGMLYVPQVGIINPRLLAPELSLEIAVWVAIGGRGHLVGAVIGALLVNAVKFWLSSAAPDVWPFILSGLIVLVVLVFPNGLVDLARLRVARPMGPKRLSAEIGEAR; from the coding sequence ATGACGCGCATCTCCCGCGACCGCCCCTTCCTCGCCCTTATCGCGCTGCTGGTCGCCGCCGCGCTGACGATGGGAATGCTCGGCGGCACGCCGTTCGAACTGTCGCGCTACCTGACCAACGCGATCGGCCAGCTCGCCGCCTTCGCGGTGCTGGCGCTCTCGCTGGATCTGATCTGGGGCTATCTCGGCATTCTCTCGCTCGGCCACGGACTGTTCTTCGCCATTGGCGGCTATGCGATGGGGATGTACCTGCTCAAGCACTCCTTCGCGGTGACGGGCACCGTGCCGGACTTCCTCCAGTTCATGGGCTGGAAGGAGTTTCCCTTCTACTGGGCCGGCTTCGACTTCTTCCCCTACGCCGTCGCGGTGGCGGTGCTGGTGACCCTGCTGATCGCGGGCGTGTTCGGCTACGTCTCCTTCCGCTCTCGGGTGAGCGGGGTCTATTTTGCCATCATCACCCAGGCGCTGGTCTATGTGGCGATGCTGCTGATGTTCCGGAACGACACCGGGTTTGGCGGCAATAACGGCATGACCGGCTTCGCCGTGATCTTCGGCTGGCCGATGGGCACCAGCGCCACCATTACCGCGCTCGCCGTCGTCTCGCTCCTGGTTCTGGCGGGCGTGCTGGTGGGGTGTCGCTGGCTGGTCGGCAGTCGCTTCGGCGCGCTGATGCTGGCGACGCGTGACGACGAGACCCGCCTGCGCACGCTGGGATACGAGACGCTGCGGCTCAAGCTCGCGGTCTGGTGCCTTTCCGCCGTCATCGCGATGATCGCGGGCATGCTCTACGTGCCCCAGGTCGGCATCATCAACCCGCGCCTGCTCGCGCCGGAGCTTTCGCTGGAGATCGCCGTGTGGGTGGCGATCGGCGGGCGCGGGCATCTCGTCGGCGCGGTCATTGGCGCGCTGCTGGTGAATGCGGTGAAGTTCTGGCTGTCCTCCGCCGCGCCGGATGTGTGGCCGTTTATCCTGTCCGGACTGATCGTGCTCGTGGTGCTGGTGTTTCCAAACGGGCTGGTCGACCTCGCCCGGTTGCGTGTCGCCCGCCCAATGGGGCCCAAGCGCCTCTCGGCCGAGATCGGGGAGGCGCGGTGA
- the urtB gene encoding urea ABC transporter permease subunit UrtB gives MKSWRLPLLLVSVLLLATPAVAEPLDRTSLIAALCGGAGQMGEGASTLIATAVSGSAEERAWAAPLARAVLDRDLACDTSGAVLVQSGVDAVSRTPREAGEKARKPLASLKNRATFELADAALALRSAPDIAARAAALKTLERRPANVPEGLLEVAAASEPDAGLREQIDTLAQTAALNSSDPAARIRALSRVADTPSRRALTKVSALTKDPAYTANAEFRQAVDAATARIERGIAIGDVLATLYNGLSFASILFMAAIGLAIIFGLMGVINLAQGELIMIGAYVTWLVQQGLRYAAPSLLDWYLIIAIPVAFLVTAAIGIAIEAALLRHLYKRPLMSLLATWAVSLFLINLVRVIFGTQNMQFETPFYVSGGVPVIGDFIFTWNRMFAIGFAVVTLALTWAIVRKTPLGLNIRAVTQNRDMAACIGIPTRRVDMMAFGLGSGLAGLAGLALSPIYSVNPQMGQNFIIDSFMVVVLGGVGTIAGTVVAALGIGQINVLIEPLWGAVAAKVIVLLMIIAFLQWRPEGLFAVKGRRK, from the coding sequence ATGAAGTCCTGGCGTCTGCCCTTGCTCCTCGTCTCCGTCCTGCTGCTGGCGACCCCAGCGGTGGCGGAACCGCTCGACCGCACCAGCCTGATCGCCGCTCTGTGCGGCGGCGCCGGGCAGATGGGGGAGGGCGCCTCCACGCTCATCGCCACGGCGGTGAGCGGCAGCGCTGAGGAGCGGGCCTGGGCGGCCCCCCTGGCGCGCGCGGTGCTCGATCGCGATCTCGCCTGCGACACCAGCGGCGCGGTGCTGGTGCAAAGCGGGGTCGACGCGGTGAGCCGGACCCCGCGCGAGGCCGGAGAGAAGGCCCGCAAGCCGCTCGCCAGCCTCAAGAACCGGGCGACCTTCGAACTGGCCGACGCCGCGCTCGCCCTCCGCAGCGCGCCCGACATCGCCGCGCGTGCGGCGGCACTCAAGACGCTGGAACGCCGCCCGGCGAACGTCCCCGAGGGACTGCTGGAGGTGGCGGCTGCGAGCGAGCCCGACGCGGGCCTGCGCGAACAGATCGACACGCTGGCGCAGACCGCCGCGCTCAATTCATCGGACCCGGCCGCCCGCATTCGCGCGCTGTCGCGTGTGGCGGATACGCCCAGCCGGCGGGCGCTGACCAAGGTGTCGGCCTTGACCAAGGACCCGGCCTACACCGCGAATGCCGAGTTCCGGCAGGCGGTGGACGCGGCGACCGCCCGGATCGAGCGCGGCATCGCCATCGGCGACGTGCTGGCGACGCTCTATAACGGGCTCAGCTTCGCCTCGATCCTGTTCATGGCCGCCATCGGCCTCGCCATCATTTTCGGCCTGATGGGGGTGATCAACCTCGCCCAGGGCGAACTGATCATGATCGGGGCCTATGTCACCTGGCTGGTGCAGCAGGGGCTGCGCTATGCCGCGCCCTCGCTGCTCGACTGGTATCTGATCATCGCCATTCCCGTGGCCTTCCTCGTCACCGCCGCCATCGGCATCGCGATCGAGGCCGCGCTGCTGCGCCATCTCTACAAGCGCCCGCTGATGAGCCTGCTCGCCACCTGGGCGGTGAGCCTGTTCCTGATCAATCTGGTGCGGGTCATCTTCGGCACCCAGAACATGCAGTTCGAGACGCCGTTCTACGTGTCGGGCGGCGTGCCGGTGATCGGCGATTTCATCTTTACCTGGAACCGGATGTTCGCGATCGGCTTCGCTGTCGTCACATTGGCGCTGACCTGGGCCATCGTGCGCAAGACGCCGCTCGGGCTGAACATTCGCGCGGTGACGCAGAACCGCGACATGGCCGCCTGTATCGGCATTCCGACGCGGCGGGTGGACATGATGGCGTTCGGCCTCGGCTCGGGCCTCGCGGGGCTTGCCGGGCTGGCGCTGTCCCCGATCTACTCGGTGAATCCTCAGATGGGCCAGAACTTCATCATCGACAGTTTCATGGTGGTGGTCCTCGGCGGCGTCGGCACCATCGCCGGCACGGTGGTGGCCGCGCTTGGCATCGGGCAGATCAACGTGCTGATCGAGCCGCTGTGGGGCGCGGTGGCGGCCAAGGTCATCGTCCTCCTCATGATCATCGCTTTTCTGCAATGGCGGCCCGAGGGGTTGTTCGCCGTGAAAGGCCGCCGCAAATGA
- a CDS encoding urea ABC transporter substrate-binding protein has protein sequence MVQISRRSLLQASGLAAAGLASPAILRSAMAQSGPVKLGCLFSSSGTMANLEGRLNYVVKMAAEEINAKGGVNGRTIDVMVSDPASDWPLYAQTAKQMLQQEKVSALFGCWTSVSRKTVLPVVEQENGLLYYPLHFEGDENSKNVVYVNSPPASSVLPAVDYLMSDEGVSAKRFFMLGSDYVWPRTINKQLKGYWKSKGIPESAWKEEYVPFGFSNFQTLVNQIRAFADEGGGQPIVVLTVVGSSIPDFLREFANQGILATDIPVLGLDMVEADLEGLDTAKLVGHLNCWAYLQNAKGPANEKFLKNWADYVKTNNVPFSGTVSIDPMVSAYDAVHLWAMAAAKAGSFDVPEVSKAFGGLTFDCPSGYKISMTDENNYVARGVFIGSVNDSQGFDVLWQSDGTPKPVPFSPYG, from the coding sequence ATGGTCCAGATCTCGCGGCGTTCACTCCTGCAGGCGAGCGGTCTCGCCGCCGCAGGTCTCGCCTCTCCCGCCATCCTGCGTAGCGCGATGGCCCAGTCCGGCCCGGTGAAACTCGGCTGCCTGTTCTCGTCCTCCGGCACCATGGCCAATCTTGAAGGTCGGCTGAACTATGTGGTGAAGATGGCCGCCGAGGAGATCAACGCCAAGGGTGGCGTCAACGGTCGCACCATCGACGTGATGGTTTCCGACCCCGCCTCCGACTGGCCGCTCTACGCCCAGACCGCGAAGCAGATGCTGCAGCAGGAAAAGGTGTCGGCGCTGTTCGGCTGCTGGACCTCGGTGTCGCGCAAGACCGTGCTGCCGGTGGTCGAGCAGGAGAACGGCCTGCTCTATTACCCGCTGCATTTCGAGGGCGACGAGAACTCCAAGAACGTCGTCTATGTGAACTCGCCCCCGGCGAGCTCGGTGCTGCCGGCCGTCGACTACCTGATGAGCGACGAGGGCGTGTCGGCCAAGCGCTTCTTCATGCTGGGCTCGGACTATGTGTGGCCGCGCACCATCAACAAGCAGCTCAAGGGCTACTGGAAGAGCAAGGGTATCCCCGAGAGCGCCTGGAAGGAGGAGTACGTCCCCTTCGGCTTCTCCAACTTCCAGACGCTGGTGAACCAGATCCGCGCCTTCGCCGACGAGGGCGGCGGTCAGCCGATCGTCGTGCTCACCGTGGTCGGTTCCTCGATCCCGGACTTCCTGCGCGAGTTCGCCAACCAGGGCATCCTTGCCACCGACATTCCGGTGCTGGGCCTCGACATGGTGGAGGCCGACCTTGAAGGCCTCGACACCGCCAAGCTCGTGGGGCACCTCAATTGCTGGGCCTATCTGCAGAACGCCAAGGGCCCGGCCAACGAGAAGTTCCTGAAGAACTGGGCCGACTATGTGAAGACCAACAACGTGCCCTTCAGCGGGACCGTGTCGATCGATCCGATGGTCTCGGCCTATGATGCGGTGCATCTGTGGGCGATGGCGGCCGCGAAGGCGGGATCCTTCGATGTGCCGGAAGTCTCCAAGGCCTTTGGCGGTCTGACCTTCGACTGCCCGTCGGGCTACAAGATCTCCATGACCGACGAGAACAACTACGTCGCCCGTGGCGTGTTCATCGGCTCGGTCAATGACAGCCAGGGCTTCGATGTCCTCTGGCAGTCCGATGGAACGCCGAAGCCGGTCCCATTCAGCCCGTACGGCTGA
- a CDS encoding transposase translates to MRRSQFTDSEIIHLLREADSGVPVGEICSTAQVSLRTFYRWRRRFGGLTAPAVMQMKELEAENNRLRALVSNLSRRLHVPPAGELPHRADPTGARGGTIGGRGMPAGRASTLAAERCGGSVVGRFASVRVTR, encoded by the coding sequence ATGCGACGTTCACAATTCACCGACAGCGAAATCATCCACCTTCTGCGCGAAGCCGATTCCGGGGTGCCGGTCGGCGAGATCTGCAGCACGGCACAGGTTTCGCTACGCACCTTTTACCGCTGGCGGCGGCGCTTCGGCGGCCTCACCGCGCCGGCCGTCATGCAGATGAAGGAGCTGGAGGCGGAGAACAACCGGCTTCGGGCTCTGGTGAGCAATCTTTCCAGGCGGCTTCATGTTCCCCCGGCAGGAGAGTTGCCGCACCGGGCCGACCCGACCGGCGCGCGGGGTGGGACCATCGGGGGACGGGGCATGCCCGCCGGCCGCGCATCGACCCTTGCCGCTGAACGGTGCGGTGGTTCCGTGGTCGGCCGTTTCGCCTCGGTGCGCGTGACCCGCTGA